The following are from one region of the Stenotrophomonas lactitubi genome:
- a CDS encoding alkene reductase produces the protein MTAPLFRPFDLAGLPLHNRIAMAPMTRARNPGAIANALTAQYYRQRASAGLIISEGTPVSAQGQGYIDVPGIWSAEQVAGWKLVTDAVHAAQGAIFAQLWHVGRMSHSSLQPDGGQPVSAGTRPVASDPKNTSFVYLDDGSRGHADPTPPRALRTDEVPGIVSDFVRGAENAIAAGFDGIELHAANGYLFEQFLNPITNDRQDLYGGSLRNRARLILDTVDAMAQRIGAQRIGVRLAPNSQTFDMPAYAENEATYLYLAEELGKRGLAYVHLNDNYLRGAPVIGEAFLKTFKQTYGGTVILAGGLTRERALRLVEDGIIDLAAFGQPFIANPDLVERLQRDVPLAVPDRSTYYGGGSEGYLDYPLAQ, from the coding sequence ATGACCGCCCCCCTGTTCCGCCCGTTCGACCTCGCTGGACTGCCCCTGCACAACCGCATCGCGATGGCGCCGATGACCCGTGCCCGCAACCCCGGCGCCATCGCCAATGCACTGACCGCGCAGTACTACCGTCAGCGCGCCAGCGCCGGCCTGATCATCAGCGAAGGCACGCCAGTGTCGGCGCAGGGCCAGGGCTACATCGACGTGCCGGGCATCTGGTCCGCTGAACAGGTCGCCGGCTGGAAGCTTGTCACCGACGCCGTACACGCTGCGCAGGGCGCGATCTTCGCCCAGCTGTGGCACGTCGGACGCATGTCACACAGCTCGCTGCAGCCCGACGGCGGCCAGCCGGTGAGCGCCGGCACGCGACCGGTGGCGAGCGATCCGAAGAACACCTCGTTCGTGTATCTGGATGACGGCAGCCGTGGCCATGCCGATCCGACGCCGCCGCGCGCGCTGCGCACCGACGAAGTGCCGGGTATCGTCAGCGACTTCGTACGCGGCGCTGAAAATGCCATCGCTGCCGGCTTCGATGGCATCGAGCTGCATGCCGCCAACGGCTACCTGTTCGAGCAGTTCCTCAACCCGATCACCAATGATCGGCAGGATCTCTACGGTGGTTCACTGCGCAACCGCGCACGGCTGATCCTGGACACCGTGGATGCGATGGCGCAGCGGATCGGTGCACAGCGGATCGGCGTGCGCCTGGCGCCGAACAGCCAGACTTTCGACATGCCGGCCTATGCAGAGAACGAAGCCACCTATCTTTACTTGGCCGAAGAGCTTGGCAAGCGCGGGCTGGCGTATGTGCATCTGAACGACAACTACCTGCGCGGCGCGCCCGTCATCGGCGAGGCGTTCCTGAAGACTTTCAAGCAAACCTACGGCGGCACCGTGATTCTCGCCGGTGGGCTCACCCGTGAGCGTGCTCTGCGACTGGTCGAAGATGGCATCATCGACCTGGCCGCGTTCGGCCAGCCGTTCATCGCCAACCCGGATCTGGTCGAGCGCCTGCAGCGCGATGTGCCGCTGGCCGTACCCGATCGCAGCACCTATTACGGCGGTGGCAGCGAGGGCTACCTCGACTACCCGCTCGCACAGTAG
- a CDS encoding VOC family protein, whose protein sequence is MNCSAASFIVNLDVPDLAAAEAFYTEAFSLRIGRRLGPGALELLGGPTPLYLLQNDAGSAATEDGDVRDYERHWTPVHLDWVVADIDAALARAVAAGASLEQAVREHRWGRIAVLADPFGHGFCLIQFSDAGYDALLE, encoded by the coding sequence ATGAACTGCTCAGCGGCCTCCTTCATCGTCAACCTCGACGTCCCCGATCTTGCAGCGGCCGAGGCGTTCTACACCGAAGCTTTCAGCCTGAGGATCGGCCGCCGCCTGGGCCCCGGCGCACTGGAACTGCTCGGCGGCCCCACGCCGCTATACCTGCTGCAGAACGACGCCGGCAGCGCAGCGACCGAAGACGGCGACGTGCGCGATTACGAGCGACATTGGACGCCCGTGCATCTGGACTGGGTGGTCGCCGATATCGACGCTGCGCTTGCCCGCGCCGTTGCAGCCGGCGCTTCTCTTGAACAGGCCGTGCGCGAACACCGCTGGGGAAGAATCGCCGTGCTGGCCGATCCCTTCGGCCATGGCTTCTGCCTGATCCAGTTCAGCGATGCAGGCTATGACGCCCTGCTGGAGTAG
- a CDS encoding DAPG hydrolase family protein has protein sequence METVANAHAWLDHHDLLDPAPMHLETGIQRRADGTLLVAVRTDLHGCKGRMLDWWFTFFETTQHIRWWHPLDHVEHRGWDEAWQRGRSYHGASIQAVESLADIPPVAARLKFHDPRTLLTPERLQAAQDAGDVSAVIAARIGFGDHVRLDAHGDPCDGQMLHVARDTPFGCVLRSRFVLGLDSKDPQRDASDAIGLGLLKHCYTEFSFLSRLLPSLYYGERANDEAVPLPW, from the coding sequence ATGGAAACCGTTGCCAACGCTCACGCCTGGCTGGACCACCACGACCTGCTTGATCCGGCACCGATGCACCTGGAGACCGGCATCCAGCGTCGCGCGGACGGCACCCTGCTGGTCGCGGTGCGCACCGATCTTCACGGCTGCAAGGGGCGCATGCTGGACTGGTGGTTCACCTTCTTCGAGACCACCCAGCACATCCGCTGGTGGCACCCGCTGGACCACGTCGAGCACCGTGGCTGGGACGAGGCCTGGCAGCGTGGGCGCAGCTACCATGGCGCCAGCATCCAGGCCGTCGAGTCGCTGGCCGACATCCCGCCGGTGGCGGCACGCCTGAAGTTCCACGATCCGCGCACGTTGCTCACACCCGAGCGTCTGCAGGCGGCGCAGGATGCCGGCGATGTCTCGGCGGTGATCGCCGCGCGCATCGGTTTTGGTGACCACGTTCGTCTGGACGCGCACGGTGATCCCTGCGATGGCCAGATGCTGCACGTCGCGCGCGATACACCGTTCGGCTGCGTGCTGCGCAGTCGCTTCGTGCTTGGCCTGGACAGCAAAGATCCGCAGCGCGACGCCAGCGATGCGATCGGCCTGGGACTGCTCAAGCACTGCTATACCGAGTTCAGTTTCCTGTCGCGGCTGCTGCCGTCGCTGTACTACGGAGAACGCGCGAATGACGAGGCGGTGCCACTGCCGTGGTGA
- a CDS encoding TetR/AcrR family transcriptional regulator produces MCAMTATAPPDLIAPPRRRGRPARPEADVRHAVLQATLDLLLAQGYEATTIEGVAAHAGVAKKTVYRHAGNRDELVGLAVREWTDGFAPQLQRDARHAEDVLPLLHDILQAVCAQALSAQAVRVFRLLTTDFPGKDALLRAYLDNGIGRGRALLADWLRRQQQRGLLRAGDPERMARLVLAMAVAEPLRERAIGVVAEDASVDAHLRDCLQLMEPMLQAA; encoded by the coding sequence ATGTGCGCAATGACCGCTACCGCCCCGCCCGATCTGATCGCTCCGCCCCGTCGCCGCGGCCGTCCTGCACGCCCAGAGGCCGACGTCCGCCATGCCGTGCTGCAGGCGACGCTGGATCTGCTGCTGGCGCAGGGCTACGAAGCGACCACCATCGAAGGCGTCGCCGCGCATGCCGGCGTGGCCAAGAAGACGGTGTACCGGCATGCCGGAAATCGCGACGAACTGGTGGGCCTGGCAGTGCGCGAGTGGACCGATGGCTTCGCACCACAGCTGCAACGTGATGCCCGCCACGCCGAAGACGTGCTGCCACTGCTGCACGACATCCTGCAGGCGGTGTGCGCGCAGGCATTGTCAGCACAGGCGGTGCGGGTGTTCCGCCTGTTGACCACCGACTTCCCGGGCAAGGACGCGCTGCTGCGGGCCTACCTCGACAACGGCATCGGCCGCGGCCGTGCGCTGCTGGCGGACTGGCTGCGGCGGCAGCAGCAGCGTGGTCTGTTGCGCGCCGGTGATCCAGAACGGATGGCGCGCCTGGTGCTGGCCATGGCCGTGGCAGAACCTCTGCGCGAGCGCGCCATCGGCGTGGTTGCCGAAGACGCATCGGTGGATGCGCACCTGCGTGACTGCCTGCAGTTGATGGAGCCGATGCTGCAGGCTGCGTAG
- a CDS encoding SMI1/KNR4 family protein, with protein sequence MSTLADLEQASSQAFPPLFHQLVAGNQFSWGEQGPRWYREVFPQVQAQPPVLLYASEYEPIEPNELRAAWEDLTAEDHYNPLREDLKLLPFARTGAGDNYCFWTNAPGFAEPPVLLVWHDDDRADLVAANLQDFLFRKMAEAVVELEEDDSLLSEGDIGANLQAWLSTHRGWLRGDQVAALEALFARVDDIAGGGISEEDVQALLKPLVGFERMDSRMPYVRD encoded by the coding sequence ATGAGCACGCTCGCCGATCTCGAACAGGCCTCCAGCCAAGCCTTTCCGCCGCTGTTCCACCAGCTCGTCGCAGGCAACCAATTCAGCTGGGGCGAACAGGGGCCGCGCTGGTACCGTGAGGTGTTCCCACAGGTACAGGCACAGCCGCCAGTGCTGCTGTACGCGAGCGAGTACGAACCGATCGAGCCCAATGAACTGCGCGCGGCCTGGGAAGACCTGACTGCCGAAGATCACTACAACCCGTTGCGTGAAGACCTGAAGCTGCTGCCGTTCGCACGCACCGGCGCCGGCGACAACTATTGCTTCTGGACCAACGCACCAGGCTTCGCTGAGCCGCCGGTACTGCTGGTCTGGCACGACGATGATCGCGCCGACCTGGTGGCGGCGAACCTCCAGGATTTCCTGTTCCGCAAGATGGCCGAAGCGGTGGTTGAACTGGAGGAAGATGATTCGCTGCTGTCGGAAGGCGATATCGGTGCGAACCTGCAGGCCTGGCTGTCCACTCATCGCGGTTGGTTGCGTGGGGATCAGGTGGCTGCGCTGGAAGCGCTGTTCGCGCGCGTGGATGACATTGCCGGCGGTGGCATCAGTGAAGAGGACGTACAGGCATTGCTGAAGCCGCTGGTCGGCTTTGAGCGGATGGACAGCAGAATGCCGTACGTACGGGATTGA